In Emys orbicularis isolate rEmyOrb1 chromosome 12, rEmyOrb1.hap1, whole genome shotgun sequence, one genomic interval encodes:
- the LOC135886190 gene encoding olfactory receptor 4D2-like: MDQQNLTTTVTEFIFLGLTQNHQLKYFLFIVFFIVYMTTWVGNFTIIITVITDHRLHTPMYFLLANLAFMDVSDSSVNAPNLLSGLLSQCKTISFNECILQMFFFHFIGGAMAFFLVGMAIDRYVAIYKPLRYLIIMNQDMCVGLVVLAWVGGLVHSAVQMGLLLQFPFCGPNILDNFYCDVPQVIKLACADTHVVELQMVFNGGVLLIILFISLLISYTIILVKIRTHVTDGKRKALSTCGTQIIVVCVLFIPSIFIYARPFKKFTLDKVASVFFTVIPQMLNPMIYTLRNAEMKKAIRRLMSRILFSQRKLKA, from the coding sequence ATGGATCAGCAGAACCTCACCACCACAGTGACTGAATTTATTTTCTTGGGCCTCACTCAGAATCATCAGCTGAAGTATTTTCTCTTTATAGTCTTCTTCATAGTTTACATGACCACCTGGGTGGGGAACTTCACTATCATCATCACAGTGATCACCGACCACCGGCTCCACACACCCATGTACTTCCTGCTGGCCAACTTGGCTTTTATGGATGTCAGCGACTCATCGGTTAATGCTCCCAACTTGCTGTCCGGTCTCCTCTCTCAGTGTAAAACCATCTCCTTCAATGAGTGCATCCTCCAGATGTTCTTCTTCCACTTCATTGGGGGTGCAATGGCATTTTTTCTTGTGGGGATGGCCATCGATCGGTACGTGGCCATCTATAAACCACTGAGATACTTGATTATTATGAACCAAGACATGTGTGTGGGGCTAGTTGTACTGGCATGGGTGGGTGGATTGGTTCACTCTGCTGTTCAGATGGGACTGCTCCTCCAGTTTCCGTTCTGTGGGCCAAACATCCTGGACAATTTCTACTGTGATGTCCCACAGGTCATCAAACTGGCCTGCGCTGACACCCATGTAGTCGAACTGCAGATGGTCTTCAATGGTGGAGTACTGCTCATAATCCTATTTATCAGTCTGTTAATTTCATACACCATCATCTTAGTCAAGATCAGGACACACGTTACAGATGGAAAGCGTAAGGCTCTCTCTACCTGTGGAACCCAGATTATTGTAGTGTGTGTACTATTCATACCCAGCATCTTCATCTATGCTCGACCATTCAAGAAGTTCACCCTGGACAAGGTGGCCTCTGTCTTTTTCACTGTCATTCCGCAAATGCTGAACCCAATGATCTACACACTGAGAAATGCAGAGATGAAAAAGGCCATCAGGAGACTGATGAGCAGAATCCTGTTCTCACAGAGGAAATTAAAGGCATAA